The DNA segment GGTAAATATTAAGCAAAAAAATTGTAGTATCTTTATAGCCTGCACAAAGCAAGCCCATGGCTGATATTATTAAATCTCCCTTTCATGAGCTGGCTAAACAAGCCAGCATGCAGCCGCAAGAACAACTGCTTGAGTTGAAAAAAGGCGACGAAAAGTTATACATAGGTATCCCGAAAGAAATTACCTATCAGGAAAACCGTGTGCCACTTACTCCTGCTGCCGTGCAACTGTTGGTAAACAACGGGCACGACATTGTTATTGAATCTAACTGCGGAAAAAACGCCAATTTTTTTGACAAAGACTACAGCGATGCCGGTGCTAAGGTAGTATACAGCAAACAAGAGGTTTACAAAGCCGATATGGTGGTAAAGGTTGACCCCCCCACCAAAGAAGAAATTGATATGATGAAGAAAGACCAGCTTCTTATATCGGCATTGCAGCTTACCAACGTTTCTGAAACTTACCTGAAACAACTGATACAGAAAAAAGTTACGGCCATTGGCTTTGAATACCTGCGCGACCCGCAAGGAACGCTATCGGTAATACAAACCATGAGCGAAATTGCAGGCAGCACTTCTATTTTGGTAGGTGCTGAGTACATGAGCAATTCAGGCGGCGGTAAAGGCGAATTACTTGGCGGTGTGGCAGGTATTCCACCATCAGAAGTGGTGATTATAGGTGCCGGTACTGTAGGCGAGTATGCTGCGCGTGCTGCCATAGGTTTGGGTGCTATTGTAAAAGTATTTGATAACTCTACCGCACGCTTGCGCAGGTTGCAAAACAACCTTAACCAACGGGTATATACCTCCATCATTGTTCCGAATATATTGGCAAAAGCCTTGCGCAGTGCCGATTTAGCAATCGGGTCCTTACGCCACGACGATGGCTCAAGCCCTACTATTGTTACTGAAGCAATGGTGAGCCAAATGAAGCCCAACAGTGTGATTGTAGATATTACCATTGACCACGGCGGCTGTTTTGAAACCAGTGAGGTTACCAACCATACCAATCCTAT comes from the Bacteroidota bacterium genome and includes:
- a CDS encoding alanine dehydrogenase, whose amino-acid sequence is MADIIKSPFHELAKQASMQPQEQLLELKKGDEKLYIGIPKEITYQENRVPLTPAAVQLLVNNGHDIVIESNCGKNANFFDKDYSDAGAKVVYSKQEVYKADMVVKVDPPTKEEIDMMKKDQLLISALQLTNVSETYLKQLIQKKVTAIGFEYLRDPQGTLSVIQTMSEIAGSTSILVGAEYMSNSGGGKGELLGGVAGIPPSEVVIIGAGTVGEYAARAAIGLGAIVKVFDNSTARLRRLQNNLNQRVYTSIIVPNILAKALRSADLAIGSLRHDDGSSPTIVTEAMVSQMKPNSVIVDITIDHGGCFETSEVTNHTNPIFRKYDVIHYCVPNITSRVSRTASYALSNILTPILLGISESHGLKNYLQWENQAMRQGLYIYKGVLVKASLGERFKLPSKDIDLLLGANF